The window ACCGGTGGTAGTCCGTCCATACCGCTATCCGCAGCTACAGAAGGATGAGTTGGAGCGGCAGTGCACGCTCATGCTCGCCGCAGGCATCATCCGGATCTCCACATCACCGTTCTCCGGGCCGGTCCTCCTCGTCCACAAGTCGGACGGCACGTGGTGCTTCTGCATCGGCTACCGCGCCCTTAATGCCCTGACACTGAAGGACAAGTTTCCTATCCTGGTGGTCGATGAGCTCCTAGATGAGCTACATGGGGCGCGCTTCTTCACCAAGCTCGATCTCCAGTCGGGTTACCACCAGGTGCGCATGCACACGGATGATATCGCCAAGACGATGTTTCGGACTCATCACGGCCACTTCGAGTTCTTGGTCATGCCGTTTGGTCTCTCCAATGCCCCGGCGACTTTTCAGGCTCTGATGAATGACGTCCTCCGCCCCTACTTGCGCCGGTTTGTGCTTGTTTTCTTTGATGATATTCTTGTCTACGACGCCTCGTGGGCGGAGCACCTTCAGCACGTCACCATCATCTTCAATGAGCTTCGAGCGCATCATCTTCATCTTAAGCGCTCGAAGTGCTCGTTCGGGACGCCTTCCGtcgcctgctacctcttgagcatgcgttggttttcccttgaagaggaaagggtgatgtagcaaagtagcgtaagtatttccctcagtttttgagaaccaaggtatcaatccagtaggagataacacgcaagtcacctagtacctacacaaacaatcaagaaccttgcaaccaacgcgataaaggggttgtcaatcccttcacggtcactcgcaaaagtgagatctaataaagataataagataaatatttttggtatttttgttgtatagattgaaaaataaagattgcaaaatagtaaaatgagatgtgatgtaaataaaagagatgcaatataataagaaagagacctgggggccataggtttcactggtggcttctctgaagatagcatatattacggtgggtgaacaaattactgccgagcaattgatagaaaagcacatagtaatgagaatatctaggcatgatcatgaatataggcatcacgtccgtgtcaagtagaccgaaacgattctgcatctactactattactccacacatcgaccgctatccagcatgcatctagagtattaagttcataagaacagagtaacgcattaggcaagatgacatgatgtagagggataaactcaagcaatatgatataaaccccgtctttttatcctcgatggcaacaatacgtgccttgctgcccctactgtcattgggaaaggacaccgcaagattgaacccaaagctaagcacttctcccattgaaagaaagatcaatcgagtaggccaaactaaaccgataagtcgaagagacttgcaaagatatcaaatcatgcatataagaattcagagaagaaccaaatattattcatagataaacttgatcataaatccacaattcatcggatctcggcaaacacaccacaaaagagtattacatcgaatagatctccaagaacatcgaggagaactttgtattgagaaccaaagaaagagaagaatctatctagctaataactatggacacgaaggtctgtggtaaactactcacacatcataggagaggctatggtgttgatgtagaagccctccgtgatcgattccccctccggcagatcgccgaaaaaggccccaagatgggatctcatgggtacagaaggttgcggtggtggaaaagtggttttgtggctccccctgatgtttttagggtataagagtatatataggcgaaagaagtacgtcgatggagctccgtggggcccacgagggtggggggcgcctacccccctaggcacgccctcctgcctcatggctGCCTCGCGGAGTTACAGatttcaactccaagtcttctggattgcgtttgttccaagaaagatccttgcgaaggtttcattccgtttggtattccttttctgcaaaacactgaaatagggaaaaaaacagaatctggcactggcctttggttaataggttagtcccaaaaataatctaaaagagcatattaaagcccattaaacatccaaaacagataatataatagcatggaacaatcaaaaattatagatacgttggaggcatATCATCGCCTACCTCGGACACGTCATCTCGGCCGAGGGGGTGGCCATGGATGCCGATAAGGTGGCGGTAGTTGCCGCCTGGCCGACCCCGCATTCACCACGGGCAATTCGCGAGTTTTTGGGCCTCGCGGGGTCTAGATGTGTTCCGGGCTTGGCAAACCCGCCGCGACGCGTCGTCAACGACATCTCCTTTCCGCGCACCACTACTTCGACATCACTGCGCCAATGCTCACTCGGCGCCCCCTTGCGCCCGCGACTCCAGGGCGACATCCTCGACACCGGCTCCCTGACTTGACATCGACAACGgcattcttcgcacggctacctcgaccacggcaaCACCACCCCCAgctctcggctacatcgacaaacggcacaaagggctaccaccttgcttgagcaacctcatCGGGTTCCACTCTAGCCACGACTTCCGCGATGCATCGACCGTTACGACAGTGGAGGGGGGGGTGTCAgtcggcttgccttcggattcttcttcagtctcaccgtctgcgtcactaccgttgtgactgcgggggaTATTGAGTATATTGATTATTAAGAAAGATGAGATAGATTAGGATTTGTTctggcttgtcttgtactccaagttgatcattgtactcctatatctatgcccacgaggctcaagcaatacaacaactACTACACCAAAttcctctctcccttctaacaggTCCGACGTGATGGTCGTGCCCGAACGCACCCATATCCGTCCCATATTTGCGCTGGATATGGGGTtgccggtcagcccgggcgtttgaggcgCCCGTCTGGGTTAAAATTATGTGATCGGACAATGACCGGGCGGTCCATCCAGACGTATGAGACGTCCGGCCGAAGATGCTCTCATACGAAGTATTTTTGTTAGTCGCACGAAGTTTCATCACTATGCACAACCTGCCGCAACCTCAGGCTGGTTGGTGTAGATTTGTTCTCGGCCATTGGATCTGAAATCCAACAAGGTTGATTCTCAGAATCATTGTAGCATTGTAGGTTGATTCTCAGAATCATTATAGCGTCAGTATCCTTTGGGGGCAAAAGGGCATCATTGTAGCATCAGAGGGGTATTGCATTTTTTACTTTTTATTTGCAGATTTGATACTCCAGATCCAGAATAAATCCATAGCCGTATCCCATTACACTCAGTTGACACGCATCATCTGGAAACCGAAGCCTGTAAACACTCACTCACAACACACACATATGGTTATGGCGACATACTTTTTTTCAGATCTTCAGGGGGATTTACATGGAAACATTTGCACATAGTGTGTAATTACAAAAGAGTAAAAGAGAAGATCGGGGAGGGACTACAATCCTAAAACCAGACCCCTCCCGTATTCACATCTAGCGTCTCCTCCATGATTACAGCACGGCGAGAACATGGCTATGTACAAGCGCACTGAACAGCGGCTGTCTGGTGGTGTCGGCGGGTTCGTTGGTTGGTGGCTGGTTCTCCTAGGTGGAGCGGGCGAGGCGGGACGCGATGGCGGAGTGGTACATGGCGTCGTGGAAGCTCTCCATCTCCGACATCCGAGCCCGCAGCTGCCGCGCCTTCTCCTCCGTCAGGCCGACGAACGtcttctcctcctcctgctcgacCACCCGCGTCGGCGCTGCGGCCTCCATGTAGTCCGCCCGCCCGGACCACCCGACCAGCGGCGCCCACCACTTGCCTCCCTTGGGCGCCCCGGCGCGGACCCGCCCGCCAGCTCCCGCGGTGACGGAGGCGGCGCGCGGCCGGAGCGCAGCGGACGGGCGGGCGGAGAAGGAGACGACGGATGCTGACGGTGCCATCGCCATTGATTTGCTCGGCCTGCTGCTTCGCTCGTGAGCTTCTGCTGGGTTTTGCCTCGAGTTCACTGGACGAGCGGTGAGACGAGATGAGACGGCAGATGTGCTTGTGAGGTCTGTGTTGCGCTGTGAGGGAGTTGGAGTTGTTGGTGCGAAGGGGCGGGATATTTTATACCGGCGCGCGGCGGGAGAGGGGAGGGGTGGATAGGGACGCCGCGTGGACGCGTGTGGGCGGGGGCGGCATCCGCTAGGAGGGTGCGCTTTCCCGCTGCGCGCGACGTGTGACCACGTGGACTGGGCGTTCCGGTGTGGTGCGTTCATTGCCACGAAGGTGACGTTCTTCGGGGGCGTCGCCCGTACTGAGTTTATCCGACCGGGACTCGCCCACGCACCTAAATTCACCACGAGCGCAAATTCGTTAGGGTAGAATACGTCAAGGCTGATGAAGATAATAAGACAGGAATTAGCACCTCGTGAAATCACGTCCAAAACTACACATCCTGCCAAGACATGTCATTGGTAATTCGATATTAACCTATGACAAAGCTTGCAATTTTTTTTGCGCAATACAAAGCTTGCGATGGTTGAACCAGCGTTGGCCCGCGTACGTGATCGTGTTTGTAATGCCACCTATGTATATCTATCGATGAAATGATATGTAAGAGCATCTATAGCTGAGGTTGCAAATTTGGACCCTTAAACACCCGCGGACAGTGACTGGACGTGCCTTAAATTTTACAATTTACAACCACGTATCCTATTTTCAAAACATCTGTTACATGCAGAGCCATGCACGTCGATCATCCTGTCTGTCTTGGGCTGGCTGGACATCGAAAATTGCTCATACTTAACATTTTCACACCCGTATTAGTCTCACCTCGCCGACTGATGAGCTAGTCGACCAGCTTAAATATCCGAGTCGTCCAGAAGAGATAAGCTTCTGACATCATTGCATCCTTTGTTAAGGATATGGACTCTTACTGTGAATCTTCTATGTTTATAGTGAGGGTCTATATCCTTAGGTACATTGGTGTCGGCTTGTCTTTTTTTGAATCACGTCCATGcatcaaaacaaaataaaaatctGTTGTCATTGTAGTAGAGGTATCAACGTATATGATCGAGACAAACTTGACACTCGATGAACAATCATCAGTCAATGAAATGCAATCTAGTGCCAAATATATCTCGATCACACATGCCAGAATTGATAGACCTACACAACAACAACCAAGCTTGCCCTCATCCGCTGGCGTAGCTATTTAAGCCAGGCGGCGTCCGCCTTGGCCGGCGATGTGGGACTAAAATTTGGTTGCACCGATGAGAGATGAAGGAGCTTCGGTCGCCGCAGGTGGGACCGCTACGACCTGCAGAGTGGTCGGCGAGCGTGCCCGGGCGCCCCATATCCGTCCTCATATTTgtgctggatatgaggggtgctgGTCAGCCCGGGCATTGAGGGCCGTTTGAGGCGCCGTCTGGGTCAAAGAAATCGTGACCGGGCGGCCCGTCCAGGCGTATGAGGCGGGATTGAAaggtccggttgtagatgctctgaCATTTTGTGTATTTGTgtgtggcgggggggggggggggggggggtggggagggTGCTTACGATGATATTTGTCTGTGATGATGGCCTGAAAAGGTTAACTTCTAGTAAAAAGACTAACAAGGTTTGATTTCACAAACTTAAATCACCTGAGCCTTTTTTTCTCTCTCTCGGGCATATCCTCCTTGAGTCTTTTAATCTCCTCTCCCAAAGGACTCCCATTTCTTCGACATCTTCATCGTCCCTCTCCTTCTCCTTGTTCGGATGTAGTATGTTGGAAGGGATGCTTGGATCTTGTTTCTCTAGTATACCCGTACTCAATCTTGTACTTGTGCTTTAAGGCCTGAGACCTGAACTGAATTTATGTTCCTTGAGCTCCTATTGTAGTCCATTCTGATGGTGCGACGGAGGAGTTACTAAGGACCCTCGCAAAAAAGCAATACTCCCTCCGACCCAAAATAAGTGTCAtgattttagttcaaatttgaacttgaactaaaaccacgacacttattttggatcaCAGGGATTTCTAAGGAGGTCCTCTTGTTGCAAGTACTTTCTCATCTCTAAAGCAATGGGCAATGTTAGTGTTCACATATTACTACTATTTTTCCTTTTTGTTATCCCTGCATAGATTATTTTGATTATTTTAGGTGTTGGTACTTTGCTTCAGCTCATTACTCTTAGCCTCAACTCGTGTCACTTTAATGTTTCTATTTATAGGGGTTCCTTGTAGTATTAACTTCCTTTCCTAGGAGAATTGAGCAAGTTGGTTCGGAAAATATACACGCTTCTTTATTTTGTCTTCTGgtattttttccttgtcttattCACATGATGCTACTGCCACCTTAACTTTGTATAGGGGCCTTCCCTATCTTGTTGGGAGGCCCTTTTGGTGATTTTGGAGATGTTTGTCTAGTTTAGGGGTGTCTTTTGTGGGTCCTTTGCATGTGCTCTTCCAACATTGTTCTAGGATCTATTGTAGGCCGGATATTAACACAACTCTCCATTCCTATGGCCTTGAATTTTAACCCAACACTACTTTTTGTTGGTCTGTAGGCCATCGACATGTTTATCAAGATTTTTCATGTATATCTTTCTTGTATTCGTATTGCAATATCAGGATCCGAGCAGCAAGTTAGTGTCAGGCTCAAGGACAAAAAGGGATAGAAGGACAAAAATAGCAACAATACCGTTAGTGTCCGACTCAAGGACAAGAGATTCGGCCGCTTTTAGAGGCACTTCGAGAATCCAGAGAGATAAGAAGCCTAGAAGGGACCGAGGGTGCATAAAAGGTTGTGTTGAGAAGTTTAACCTCTGCCTCATGTTCATATCGCTACCGAGGTTTTCCCGAGGTACATGGCCAAAATGCTAACCACTTCTCATCGTACTGAGTTTGCAAGAGGGTTGAAGCTTAGACAGCTAAGTTCGGCGCTTAAGAAAAATAAGAGCAAACTAATCATGCTTCGTTTTGCAGTTGTACTCCTCCTGATCTACATGCACATACAAGCAACGACACGTCGGATGTGAATGTGTGGTCACAAACACTCttgctgtcgtggaattgtcacggcagatgtcctcgagctaggacttagtcgtggagccatcgcagctaggaagcttgaaggggttaacgggacaaggaacacgagggttatactggtttggccccttacggtgaaggtaaaagcctacgtccagttgaggtggtattgattagggtttcgatgaccagggagcttaattgctatgcctggctctcgacgagatcttacttgtccctaaaccgccgccgggtcgtccctttatatagagaggttgaaacccagcagctctcagagtcccggccgactcataagagtgtccggctcggactctcaactattcttgccttacactacaagttctaccataatagcggttgtaactacgggctttaagccatctccgggtcttaagcccatctttggcccgccgtcttcaagcttggcgccgggcttcaggcgatgaccattatgagtaacccggcccctccgggtgggtgactctaaggcttatatcctcaacattaggccccagattgatttgagccggctcatgtcaatcttcaatccttttgATAGAAAATTTCCGTCTTATAATTGTGTGAAGGCTAtaacccgtcgtgacgtcatcttctggattccgggtaacccgccgtgacgtcatcttccattaagtccattttttactccaccatatccgcaacggatcttatctttaactgccgtctcgaaaatcgaggcgtttttatggtgagataaccgcgtcgtggcctcctcgtttctcgcgcccacttatgagcctcaccttataaatagcccggcccatgagcctctggtcactcgtcgcctctatcttcttcctcctctcgcctaCTGTGCTgtcgcccgagctccgccgccgccgccgcggatctcctcgtcctcaccaactccggccgctgcatcaacctgttgtgtccagagaaaacggcggcgacctccgcgactcaccagcacccGTAAGCCATCACCACTCCATAGAGTAGATCCACATTAGGTTCtttgctgttcttcccgtgttcttcgcCGTTCCTCGCGAGTTCTCGGTAGATTTCATTTTTACCACCTTTCTTGATCTTTAGACTGTATAGAACTGTTGCGGTAGTTGTTTCACGCCCGTTTCCAATGTATATAGATCCCTTCTCactgcataaaggctccgttcgaACTTATGAACTTCCtctgcgtctgttttaggtctagaaacttttctctTTAGtcgaccgttttgatccaaaataattactgtgatctgtgaaacttgttttcaccacacttagtaaaaaactgcatctgctgagctacggcggcttacatttccggctcaaaagaagccacgcgccgtgaAATTTttcggctcatttatgataaagctgtagacaattgaattactttcaatacctccagcggcttagataacccgatgcacttagctatatgtcattaggccccttcataagccgccattttaaacattgaactataaacttcctccggcttataattaaaccggatatttccttttatcataggcttccgactttcaccatgcctcccaaagctcccaaagcacccatcacgtgcaactggatgaggtccaacgtcactgatgaaaccttagcagactttgtgaaaacgggttacctgcccaagaaggacgtcatgtcctaccgtgcccctgacccatcagaggagagaccgcaACCAAAGGATGGTGAAGTGGTAATATTCGCGGATCACATGATCCGGGGCTTCGCActgcccggctcaaagttctttagagatgtgctgaatttctttgatctgcggccacaagacataggacccaattccgtgtcaaacatatgcaacttccaagtattatgcgaagtctaccttggagaagagcccagccttctactctttagagagctattctatttgaaccgccagaatgagtgcgccaacggaccgagcctggaacttggtggaatctccattcaacgccggagagactgtctctttccttacgctgagcctcccagccatccaaaggactggaaccagacgtggttttactgTCAGGACacgtctccggctgacgagagccctctgcccggctttcgtgccgtgCGTCTGGAACCAAACCACCCTCTGCCCGACAAACTATCTCAGgcggagcgtcaacctctgatccccgccatcaacaagatcaaggctctcctgggcaacggcctcaacggcattgatctggtccgggtttggatctcatggcgggtgatccccttgagccgccaccccggcttaatgtgtgattacacggccggaaagatgaccccctgcgacatagccgcaatgatcttcctgaagacgttgttgaagacatgaccaaggccctcttgaatgagagcttggcagactgcgggaggaccggcttaagtcccttctgcaagaccaacccggccccagcggtaagccgctgatctgaacatcttattttcttcctTGAGATAGTTTTCATCTGTACCTTAAGAAGccttcattgtatttttcaggctgatgataaattctggaaggtcaagtatgaccatgaggcggccaagaaggccaggaaggctaagaaagccgccaggagagccgctccccgcaagaagggaagcaggcctactgcctcagagctgcttcaactaagtgacagctccgagtcagaggtaacccctgaacctgtaagctctggttgtatttcttgtttattcctgtccaccttattgatactgatcatcagcaggatgacaccggagcaagtaacccggtgactgaagaggtaatgacactttcctccgactcggagcccttgccaaggctgaaagtccgaagagtaacccggaaagtaagattttcacatcctttagcttatcaagatcctcaatttcttttgaagcaacagattcatgagagccggcggcacacccggaccaacaaggatgctgaactctcctccggtttacctgaggcgtcaaggaagcgccgaaccgaggttatctccaacttatatccttttcatcctttggcgggtgttatacgtcaaccgctcaattcttccgATTCGAATTATTAGGAAACTTCACCctcctctggcgactctatgcaatcgaacctACCGGcattcaagaccgtacccgggtaatgatgatcatctcttgttgtgcttatctttactcatactttttgtactaaccttgtGTCCTTTCAGtactcaagcaaagctcagtaaaagagcaaagaagaataagccggtTGAAGAGACggtcttgcctgagccggaggtttcaACCCAAGAGCCGCCAGTTGCTTCTGCTCCTGAATCCACCACTCCAACTGATGAGCcagccatggagacttccaccaacccggatatctccagcccggctcagtcggccgatgacccggacgtggtaatcacccggacggagtttgtcgagccggggagacccactgcgctggctaagtgctctgcgaaggaagagttgctagagcgccaccgggccaagctggacatcaccaactgcgccaacctgagcattggagagatcatctccggctatgtcaatcaagtgcacagcagccgggacttggagattgacatggtgaagcagatacagcagaagtctgaggtaccactctattgcTTACTGCATAATCATCTTTACTacactagcccccaagtctacgacttatgatagaatatattgtagacttaatttccggcttacttgcatgaaccggtaatttgtagatagaaacttttgatatgcattagcccccaagtgccaagtgtctttgcttggaaagtgcttgggactttaaaatcgcataataattgttcatactataacccggaaattgtgcaggctgcttgcaaaaaatttgaggctgatatctctgagctgaagaaccgcctgaagactcaggaaactgagacccggaaggccaacgccaaatttgagtccagtattgctgctcaagagaagctgaagaagaagtttgaggctgaaaGGAAAACTTGGGTTGAAGAAAAAGCTGCTCTGGtaaaccgggccgaacaggcagAGAAGACTCTAACGGAGAgaaccgctgagctctccggcttaaagcgccacgtgtcatagatggtcgccgcaatctttggtaagtcatCCTGCCGGCTCTTGACAAGTTTATAGTCCttatgtctcataactcccatcattgccagcggcttatcttactttgCTACACAGGTCCAAGAAGCACCAACCTCAATCAAAATGTGCTGACCAAGTTAAAAGCCGTGTAcactctggtggagcaactctacaccagGTCACAACGCgctttggccgtggtggccctatccaatgaggttccgactcacctggtggaagtacttcgccggctggccgttcttcctcagcgtgtccaagagctgcgacgggcctctgcaagagccggagccatagctgctctgagccgggccaaggctttcctttcagagctagacccggcggacattgcacttggttaccccagcttgaaggaagacggcacccctttcgaccaaaaggactttgctgcctgtgtgaagatcgtgcgcccggtggccaccctgattgggaatgacactgatttgaccaagtaccagccgggctacgatgcagagaatcagaggatccccattccgcgttatgaagccatcagcttagtcccgccgactcgtaagcacacctttgccccggaaattgaccccgccgggttaattgacgaggaagctcaatttgaagctttgagcggcattgactggaaatcgtcaaccttccaggtcttgggaacagccggaggagcggagagggatgagccggaagcttcgacccggcaagcatcttgactctttaggcggcttattaaacaatgcttcacccttttggactcggggagtcttgtaatagaataggaccaacattttaactttgtcgtgccatcgtgcatgtgcTGAATGCTTAATTCtattgaagttgcttccttatattcttCCGGTTCATActtgatcattcattttccttaagctcaaatagttgtctttaactatcctgcatagaaaaacaaatcacaagtctctaggcggcttaccgcactgagaatcatagtctcatacat is drawn from Aegilops tauschii subsp. strangulata cultivar AL8/78 chromosome 1, Aet v6.0, whole genome shotgun sequence and contains these coding sequences:
- the LOC109771888 gene encoding uncharacterized protein; its protein translation is MAMAPSASVVSFSARPSAALRPRAASVTAGAGGRVRAGAPKGGKWWAPLVGWSGRADYMEAAAPTRVVEQEEEKTFVGLTEEKARQLRARMSEMESFHDAMYHSAIASRLARST